A genomic window from Lycium barbarum isolate Lr01 chromosome 4, ASM1917538v2, whole genome shotgun sequence includes:
- the LOC132637774 gene encoding uncharacterized protein LOC132637774, protein MDVLQGLIDILRLGERDASNIGKQTFLPDSFIGGPRDMRQRYMDAIALVQCFGKPDLFITMTCNPSWPEIEEHLAPSDEAQNRPDLISRVFKAKIEELKTDILKRNIFGKVVAFMYTVEFQKRGLPHAHFLIILCNEHKLLTPEAYDEIIRAELPDCNTDPDLHKLVVKHMMHGPCGSLNPTNTCMRKKGYCKFKYPKMFADQTSKGHDRIAFSVQHNDTNVEIDEVKEYRSARWVSPPEAGWRIFRFPISEMSPSVYRLQLHLEGQQFVSFKKNMDVNAIVNNPMIRKIMLTEFFYMNRTDHHATELNLLYREFPEHFVWSSGENFWARRQRRSTVGRIVTCHPTEGERYYLRLLLTHVRGPTSYADLLMPVITYQMPYSLRRLFATLLVYCNPTNPRDLWEQFEESMSEDYKRPSTAGKEAKEIHFERTITLSEEDVLLHKKLNKKQLTAYDLIIKRVFSNKSGAFFVDGLGGIGKTFLYRALLATVRSMGYIALAPATSGVAASILPGGRTAHSRFKIPINIDENVTCNISKQSALASLIRDAKLILWDEASMANKRMVELFDLLLKDLMDTDILFGGKVVVFGGDFRQTLPVVRNGKREDFVKESLLYSTI, encoded by the exons ATGGATGTATTGCAGGGACTCATTGACATTTTGAGACTTGGTGAACGAGATGCTTCTAACATTGGGAAACAAACATTTCTGCCTGATTCTTTTATAGGAGGTCCTAGGGATATGCGTCAACGGTATATGGATGCCATTGCGTTAGTACAATGTTTTGGAAAACCCGACTTATTTATAACGATGACATGTAATCCATCTTGGCCAGAGATAGAGGAACATTTGGCACCAAGTGATGAGGCACAAAATAGACCTGACTTGATTAGTAGAGTATTTAAAGCCAAAATAGAAGAGCTGAAGACAGATATACTGAAACGAAATATCTTCGGAAAAGTTGTTGCTTTTATGTACACCGTGGAGTTCCAGAAACGAGGTTTACCTCATGCTCATTTTCTTATTATATTATGTAATGAGCATAAACTGTTGACACCAGAGGCATATGATGAAATAATTAGAGCAGAACTGCCGGATTGTAATACGGACCCAGATTTGCATAAGCTTGTAGTGAAGCATATGATGCATGGTCCTTGTGGTAGTTTAAATCCAACAAATACTTGTATGAGGAAAAAGGGTTACTGCAAGTTCAAATATCCAAAAATGTTTGCCGATCAAACATCAAAAG GACATGACAGGATTGCATTTTCTGTACAGCACAATGATACAAATGTAGAAATAGATGAGGTAAAAGAATATCGATCTGCTAGATGGGTATCACCTCCCGAGGCTGGATGGCGCATCTTTCGATTTCCTATTAGTGAAATGTCTCCGAGCGTTTACCGTCTTCAGCTGCATCTTGAGGGGCAACAATTTGTTTCTTTCAAGAAGAACATGGATGTAAATGCAATAGTAAATAATCCCATGATTAGGAAAATCATGCTAACAGAGTTCTTCTATATGAACAGAACTGATCATCATGCTACGGAGCTGAATCTATTGTACAGAGAATTTCCTGAACACTTCGTCTGGTCCTCTGGTGAAAATTTTTGGGCACGTCGACAACGTCGTTCTACTGTTGGTCGCATAGTAACATGTCACCCAACAGAAGGTGAACGATATTATCTTCGATTATTACTGACACACGTGCGCGGACCGACATCTTATGCAGATCTTTTGATG CCAGTTATCACTTATCAGATGCCGTATAGTCTAAGGCGTTTATTTGCTACACTGCTGGTGTACTGCAACCCTACCAATCCAAGAGATCTATGGGAGCAATTTGAAGAGTCAATGTCTGAAGATTATAAAAG ACCTTCTACGGCAGGCAAAGAGGCGAAAGAGATTCACTTTGAAAGAACTATTACTCTTAGTGAAGAGGACGTGTTATTGCATAAGAAATTAAACAAAAAACAACTGACAGCATATGATCTGATTATTAAGAGAGTATTTTCGAACAAATCGGGTGCTTTTTTCGTCGACGGTCTGGGAGGAATTGGGAAAACATTTTTATACCGGGCTTTACTAGCAACTGTACGTTCTATGGGATATATCGCTTTGGCACCTGCTACTTCTGGTGTTGCTGCTTCTATTCTCCCTGGTGGGCGTACTGCACATTCACGCTTTAAAATTCCCATTAATATTGATGAGAACGTGACTTGCAATATTAGCAAACAAAGCGCACTTGCAAGTTTAATCCGTGATGCAAAGTTGATTCTATGGGATGAAGCATCTATGGCAAATAAAAGAATGGTGGAACTTTTTGATTTGCTGCTTAAAGATCTTATGGATACAGATATATTATTTGGTGGAAAAGTTGTTGTTTTTGGAGGTGACTTCAGGCAGACTCTGCCCGTCGTGAGAAATGGAAAAAGAGAAGATTTTGTAAAAGAAAGTTTGTTATATTCTACCATCTAG